The segment TCACCATAATATTATTTCAAGCGGTCAGTTTTTGGGGTTTGGTTGACGGATTCTcgttataaatactgcgcactagctctttggtaaGCTTATGTCGATTGTCGACTACCGTGAACAAGAGCTGCCAAAAATACAGATAATTGTGCATAAATTTAGGACCCTGcaattttctccggagtatttttaatattttatataacataaatagtttatagaGTACTTTAAAATACATGAGCATTAGTAGAGCCAAAAATCACAGCACctaaaataaataattgatgggtcccaaatttatgcatgcacaaatatctgtatttgtggcagctctgccgtGAACGCTCAGGTCGTGCTAAATGCTCAATATTCTTTGTATAGACCTATTTTAGGATAGTGCATAAATGCCAGGGGGATGAAAgatatactacattttacaagtcaagtagtacaaaatgtcCAGGGCAAAGTACATTTACATGTATTATCTTTCCTCTCATCAGCAtcattatattaacaatatgaCATTCTGGCTCATGGCAGAGAGATCTCAGAATCAGTTCGTGGAGGGTTGGAACGCCTCCGCTTGCGGGCATAGGCGTGTCGGCTATGTTTAGGGCTCTTCCTGAGTTTTAGTGTGTAACATTGCCTCTTTCATCTGGTAGAACTGGTGTTTGAGGTCTCTCTGATAGTAACACAAAGGGGCCTGGCATAGAGTTTTATATGCTATCTCTCTTGGCTGTACTtagttttcaaaatttcaataaCAAGATAAAAGATCCAAATTACTGATACCTATTAAGCAAAAGATTCATTCCCTAATTTTATATTAATGagcatttcaaatattttattataaatgataaaaattctGCTATTCCACAACAACCAAGGCTAAACATTGACCGTTAAATCCAACTCATATTTCGGATCGCCTGAATGGCCATTATGTTTTATCGTACTCAAAAACTTTAGATAGTAATCTGGAAGTCCTGTTTCTTTTGCTCCAGCAATTATTACGTTGATGTACGTTCTCGACGGCTGTCTTTCAAACGGGCGATCAACCTCTTCGCATTCAAGGTTCGGAGGATTTTTGACCAATTGATAAACACGACATTGTAGTGTTTCGCCATTTTTGGTATGAACTGGAAGCGTTAATGGTTTATATACCTGGTTATGCACACCTTCCTGCCTATCAAGGTCTGGCAAATTGGTGGAATTAATTTCCCAAATAGCACCCCACACACGATGGCCCTGAGCTTCAACAATGGTTGCTGGTGCGCCCTTCCAGCGGGCAGCGTAGTGGAAAAAATCAAGTCTGTAATTCTAAATAAATATCACAGAACTAAAACAATGTGACGTTGAAGTATTTGTTTCTCATACTTACCTCCAGATAACCTACGCCTTTTCTAATTGCCGACGGGCTTTCCATGCGAATTCGTCCAGACCACAGATTACTTCCAAATGCAAAATAATTGAATGAGCCAGCGGTCATTTTGGTGTAGAGAATACTCTATCTGCTTAATTAAGTTTCAATTTGTAACGTCTGATTCTAATCGCTGCGAAAGTCAAACTATGCCATGAAAGAGCTACATGCATAGGTAATACCGAATGTAAACATCAACCTTCGGTGTAACGTCTCGTTCAATGTTTTGCTACAACCCTACCTAAAACTGCAATCAGTTCAGTGATGTGAGTATGCGAATCGGAGCCAAGATTGAATTACCTACTACAAGTATAACTAAATCAACTGTAGTTAAATTTAATgttaaattggacattaaacaataaataagttGTAAGTTGTAGCCTGTATATATGTACTACAGTCTACGGTGCAAAACTGTTTATCGGGTCtgctatgaagtaatttgcggcaGAGATGCCatgttttctaaaaaaatgtctgcaactgctcgaaaacacacttttttaggaagtctgtgaaagtttaaagagcttcaaacaaaaatctgcaccaaaacaataaaagtcagaaaaactgcaaatatctgcaaatttataatgatctgcaagaccgttccaaaaatctgatttgcggtttcgtcaccaacgagaatgacatttgctgaggatcgcttatgatggagtgagaggggagcaaagagtggaggagaggatccgggagtttggaatttgatgttgttgatattactcctactgcaaacagcctcagcgagggcctcagctaatgtcaaaaaatctttatatgtgtgcgtggtgaaATACTTCATAGGTGCCGTGCGGTGCGGGCTCCCCGCGCTCCTGCTCAGCTCtgaacttttatgtttatcgttTATGTCAAAATTTTATTGTGTGGAATAGAGTGactattcgctatgtaagcacaaatcgatctcttgtactctcatggaactgccttatagaaagtttgtgaagatttggtgcaaagttttgtctatccctttcactctttaacaaacctgtgcaccgacttcacaaatagaacaaacttgggaaggtggcagcaccgtttcgcgcacatggCGCACATAGCAAGtagcgttggataggtcgtctgttcgattggaatgacactgacagataattctagatagaattaacaaaagggcgaatgtcgcaaatgtaaacaaaacgagtgagagttactttttgctggaccagcataggaaaatcaaccctcactcggtttgtttacgcttgcgacattcgcccttttgttaattctatcttcaattatcattccaatttcgacattgtcgccactcaatgaggtttaaaaaggtgaagacatttgatggtagcgaaaaatcagaaaacgacgtcaaactacaaaaacaaaccgcgtcggacaatggggtttgtttttggagttttacgtcacgcttcatcgtgattggtcgatttacgattccacccacaccatgatgaaatttcttcattacaCTAAcgccacttaaccaacattgccacacctgtatatatcacattggtcgccactctgtatataatcACTCTAGTGTGGAATTGTGGATTCTGTTCTGTGGATTATTTTatatcaaggggtttccaacagctatGACTACAACGGACCTTTGAAAAAGTTacctttgattactttactgattacatATGGAGTGATTACATCGATTATAAACCAGATTGGCTATATATGCTATATATAGTGACGCAAATTACATACTAAAATTAATTTTACGAGATGAACCAGCccacggctgaaaatctcgataataaagagaaaaaaaaattaatttttggtaATCATGCTCAAAATTAGTAAAGATTATTCAAGATCATTACATTTCATTACCATACCATTCTTTTATATGTAATCAATACGATCAatactagaaatactcacagtaagagatacgcggaaactaaagccaacgatttg is part of the Sabethes cyaneus chromosome 2, idSabCyanKW18_F2, whole genome shotgun sequence genome and harbors:
- the LOC128737082 gene encoding gamma-glutamylcyclotransferase-like; the encoded protein is MTAGSFNYFAFGSNLWSGRIRMESPSAIRKGVGYLENYRLDFFHYAARWKGAPATIVEAQGHRVWGAIWEINSTNLPDLDRQEGVHNQVYKPLTLPVHTKNGETLQCRVYQLVKNPPNLECEEVDRPFERQPSRTYINVIIAGAKETGLPDYYLKFLSTIKHNGHSGDPKYELDLTVNV